TCTCAGGGAATTTTGAAATGACTGGTATTTGTTCTGAACTGAGGAGGAGCGTCTAGCTAACCACAGGCATCCACCGTGGATTCCAGTACTGGGAATTTATCCAGTGGGTTTGACTCATTGTCCTGATTTACACCTGTgaatttatattatattaatttccatctgtgtttttgtttgcACCTGTGCAGAATGACTATGAAATGCTACCATTCTGGTTTGGTAGGAGTTTAGTTTTTCATCGTGTATATCTACCTGGGGGGTAAGGCTGTGGGGAAGCAGACTTGGTGTGTTTAATAAATGAGTTGTCCTAATTTCAGCACTCTCTAATTATTGTCTAAAAGTTGAGCAGATGAAAAGTAGTTCAAGCATATAAACTTATTCCTAACAAAATGTTTGAGTGCCACACatcattgcttaaaaaaaaaaaaaaaaacccaaaaattgtGTTAAATGGTGggtatttgtattttcagattACCAGAGCAAAACTTCCTTACTGGAAAGTGACCCTGCTAAATGTCTGCAATCTTGTCAACAACATAAACAACCAAGTGGGGGAAACAGTAGAGGTGGATGAAGAGGAACTTGTTTCAGGAAGACAGTTTCCTGCTGCTCTGGATGGCTTCAGCTTGGAAGCAATGCTGACAGTATATCAACTCCAAAAAGTTTGCCACAGTAGAGCCTTTCAGCACTGGGAGGTAAACAAACTGCCACAAACGCATGTTTCAACTGCGTTTAAGTTTTCAGGCTCGGTTTGTACTGATGTTTTAAAATCCATATCCGTGTAACCCCCGTCACTTTGTCTgagctttccttcccttttttataTTCTCTAATACCTCTAATATGCCTCTTATTGAAAAAGTTATGAATTAATGTAGTTCCTGATGAGTGAGTGTCTGTGTTTTATAACAACCCATGGATAAATGAGAACTATTCTTAACTACATACTTTCTCCAGTCTTTGTAGCCATTCCAAGGAACCAAACAAACACATAAAAGTGAGGTCTATGCCAGAACATGAAATTAATATCTGCTTAGCAGACATGAAGTTACTGCAGATGTATTGAGGCATAAGTAAATGTAGGCAGTGTTTCTGAAAACCCTTTTAAGGCCCTAAGGCAAACTGGATTCAAAATGCAGGGACACATGCCCATGTGTCCATGTAATTTTACCAGGTACTCTGGGCTTCTTACCATTGCTAGGAAACCAATAGAAAGGGAACTCCTGTTTTTCACTTCCCCACACCTAAAGAGGGCCCTGTAAGTTGACATTGTGATTGTATGAGGATTGACGTTCTTAAATAATGATTGTTTATAGTCCATTTGTTATATTTATCTTAGTGCAATGATCACACAGAAGTACACTGAGCACAGTCTGCTTGCATTGTTATATATTACATTAAAAGCTGCTTTGTGTAGCGAAAAAAGATACCTCAGTGTCACTACCCACTTTTCAGTGAAATCAATTTCTTCCGCTGTCGCAGGTTCATGGACAGTCTGGCTGAATCTTGATCCTCTTTTGTTTGCTTAATCACAGCTCTGTATTTACAGGCTTATTCTCAATCTTCATATTAGCTGGGATGGTCCATACAAAAGACTGCAACATCTTTGACAACCAGAGTTTTCTAAGGACTCTTTTCATCAGTACATGAATTGCTGAAAAGGAGCTACCACAGAGCTGACTATATGCAATAGCCCATATGACTTAATCACAGTTCCTTACTTTGCTGTTTCATCATCATCTCATGTGGTGGCTGGGGAGCATCACTCCTAACAGTACTGCatgtgaaactgaaaaaaatattcctctctCATCTTAGGAACATTCTTATGCAGTGCAGTGGTTTATAAAGTGCAATAAAAGAAGAAGGGATAGAGCCAGAGGGAGAAGGATTGAAGAAGGCTTGAAATAAACCATTTCTGTAATGAAAGAAGTTCTTGTGATCTTATTCATCCAGGATTGACTCCAAAGTCTGTTGAAACCATGAGAGtctttccattcattttaatAGAATTTAGATGAGCACTCATTTATTAAGTAATTAAGTGAGTAACAGAGTTTGATTGTTTAGGGAAATACTGAGGTGagtataaaaatgttttcagtttaatgCCTTTCAGCCAGACAGTAGGACTGTAGTTGACCATGGAAGAATGTGGTGAGAGAATGGATGAAATCTTAACAGATAAAGCAAGAATGCATctgaagaaaacactttaaaaactccaaataaaagtttaaatagAGTTATATAAGAAGTTTTGATTGTCAAAATTTTGGCTTTCTTAtgctttatttaatttcttatttgtttattgcacattttgatttttcagcTGTAGGAAGTTGCAGATAAAAATATTGCTCAAAAGCTGAAACCAGCAAGCAGTGGGTGTTTTAGGAGGTGTTTAGCCTAAATGAGTGATTACAGAGTGACAAACATTAGGAAGTTTTCAGTCAATTTGAGTTTTAGACCAGAAAGGACATACCAGCTTTTCTCTCTAGTCAAAACCAATGATCTAAttcatttcagtggaatttaAATATCACCTCCATAGGATTCATCTCAACTTTAGCCTGACCTTAGTTTCATGTCTTGAGTTTTgggctttcctcttcttttttttttttttaaagctgcaacTATTATGGTAAAGACTTTTCTTGGTGGCAGATattaaaacaaagttttataAAACTGCTAGGAATTGATAATCTTCATTACCAAAAAAAGCTGATAACATTGTGTCTCTTCTTGCATCCTACAGTTACTTCAGCAAGATGCTTTTGATCTAGATAACTCAAGCCaagagaaggaaataatgaaaagaaaaaatccctatATTCTGAAACGACAGCTACATGTGAACAAAGCTAGAAGACCATACATACTCAAGAGAAGTTCATATTACTgatgcagcagaagaaaacaatgtATATTTAGTTTATAGGTAACTGTGCGTTATGGTTATCTTATTTAAATCTAAAATCATACTTGTGTGAAAACATATTATGGAAAATCATCAAGATGATAACTGTGTCTTTTTTGCAATTGCTGTTTCTTGATTGTGATTTTTTCCTACTTGAGATTAATTGGACCAATACATTTGCAAATAAATCTAGTTTCTAAGCATGATGTATTGTACAAAACTGAGATTTCAACATATTTCCAACAATATTGTAGTGTTTTCCTATTTTATAAAGCACACTGACATACACCAAGTAAATTGATATTGTCCACAAACCATACTGGGAATCTTACAGTTTCTTATTGCAACACCTCAAACGTATATATGCTTGCAAATTTTTGTATAATACACTGGTCAAAAATGCCACGATATTTTATATATTGGACAATTTAATTTCTTAGGGATTAGGTCTAAGAAAGGAATCAAATACTATCAGCTAGCTATTAAATGGCAAtttcaaaatttgtattttaaatggtCTGCTTGTAAATGAGTTTTAAGTTCTTGACTCCTAACTTACCACTGAAAAGTCATAATTTAAGAAAACAATACCTAAAGGAGATTTTAACAGAGTATGCTAGGGATAACAAATCCAGATGTGCTTCAGAGTCTTGTGTATCACCaactaaataagaaaaacagtttattaaatcagtaaaaaaattTGCAATGTTTACTTAATCTACgaatgctcaggaaaaaaaaataaagacaaaaaataaaagctgattcATGCTCCTGTGCTGTCACTGTTAAAGTCAAAATACTAATCTGGTTATATGAGAAACTTGGGAGAAATATTTGCAAGAGGAATTAAAATTAGAACACCTTAAACTTACAATTAAAAGGCATTCCCATTCCCTTCCTCTACTAATTTGTAATAACAACAGGCAGTTTCAGGAGTTAAAGACAGTCTTGGAAGCTGACAGAGAGGGGAGCTCCCAGCatggaaaaaattgttttcaggcCATGAGGAATCGAGTGTCACCTGAAATTTACAgattttccagctctgtgtctgtGATGTGTACATGAGACTTAGGATCTCAATGATCCTGGGTTCCAGTCTGGAGGAAAACACTCTGAAAGAACTGGGGGTCACAACAACAGTCAAAATAGAGGGATAGTCCAAGATCAACGAATGGATGAGCATCCAGAAGCCTGGATGCTCAGATCAGGAGGCAAGAAATGGGACAGAcgttgcttttgaaaatgtaccTGTTTTATGTTTGAGCTATTTCCTCAAAGCAATGCTGTTCCAACAAATTGCCTGAAGAAAAACACTCAGAGAATTTCTAAATCCTGTCACAGGTCAATTATTATTAAACATACACAGGGATATACATAGAAAAAACATACCCATACCAACCGCTATAGCAATTTTGTTACATGGGGAAGGatgttttttttacagtaaaatgtatttttactgtaGTAAAGCtaattgtatttccttttctcactACAAATGTTGTTAATCAGTTTATTTACTCAATAGCAAATAAATGCATGCACTCACAAGATACAACTGAGCATACACTAATTACTGTAATAATTGTTATGACTTGAAtacagcaaagcacttaagcacatttGGTCTCAATGTTTTAAATGCTTAATGTGCTTAAGGGCTTTGCTTAAGTAAGGTTCTAGTAGATTCATAccctttattttttatgaaaCTGTCATAGAATTAGACTGGAGACACAGTATGCTCTCAAGTGGCTAAGAAACATCCCTCTTCCTAACAAAACTACAAGCTCCCTAGTCATGGACTAGTTATGGACACTTTAAATTCTAAATTACCCATTGGTCTGAAATAGCAAGGCAGAACAGAGTTTGTTCCAAAATTCACTGCTAGCAatatatgaggaaaaaagaaaagaagcttcaGATCACTATTTCATggggaacacagaaaaataagacaaaaagaaatagctTGCGCTGATATTTTTCTCTCGTGTTCAGTTTAAGAgtgtaagagttaaaaaaaacagTAGGGTAAGGTAATCCCCTAAAAGGATAAGGTGGTTGTCATCTGATAGAGAATgttaaaatttttgaaaacaaaagcaccCTTCCATGTTTCATTTTGGAAGTGATTTAGATATTCACGGTGATGGTGGCGGACCTCAAATGATGATGATTATCTGTTCCACCTTCATCTAGTACTCCACACTCAAGTGGGATTTACCCTGTGACTGTGTACTTGTTCCCTGC
Above is a window of Larus michahellis chromosome 1, bLarMic1.1, whole genome shotgun sequence DNA encoding:
- the NTS gene encoding neurotensin/neuromedin N, encoding MRAQLVCVVLLALASCSLCSDSEEEMKALEADLLTNMYTSKITRAKLPYWKVTLLNVCNLVNNINNQVGETVEVDEEELVSGRQFPAALDGFSLEAMLTVYQLQKVCHSRAFQHWELLQQDAFDLDNSSQEKEIMKRKNPYILKRQLHVNKARRPYILKRSSYY